Proteins encoded by one window of Engraulis encrasicolus isolate BLACKSEA-1 chromosome 21, IST_EnEncr_1.0, whole genome shotgun sequence:
- the LOC134436916 gene encoding uncharacterized protein LOC134436916: protein MEDDGQEERQPSGCCFMGALRSLVATVRDSIRRRRVRQRQKNYRIAKMHVEEEEAGAEKPKGTKRKKWLINRFRRRPKDRQAAAAGKTAPKSSPEKAIKAPQATEAIEEKEEVVPEAPAGAAGLQDDEASPTATDHAADDADHAADDADHADHAAADDEGDVQLKGKIVHIPGKGAGPRLTAVSKCADLSPRNYDDDGDAKSAEEARRCCEDVVQATLLDQRADCCNTMPPSCYDYLMGYDTPEGLTTLRHIMETDESEAWDLFVLLSLTVTLGIITFYFFVSLFKIITEDV from the exons ATGGAGGATGATGGGCAGGAGGAAAGGCAGCCGTCAGGCTGCTGCTTCATGGGGGCTCTGAGGTCTTTGGTGGCCACTGTCAGGGACAGTATAAGGAGGAGACGAGTACGACAGCGCCAGAAGAATTACCGCATTGCTAAGAtgcatgtggaggaggaggaggcaggggcgGAGAAGCCAAAGGGcacgaaaagaaagaaatggcTCATCAACCGATTCAGGAGGAGGCCGAAGGACAGACAGGCAGCAGCGGCTGGAAAGACTGCACCGAAATCAAGCCCAGAAAAAGCCATCAAGGCCCCTCAGGCCACTGAGGCtattgaggagaaggaggaagtggTGCCCGAGGCCCCGGCTGGGGCTGCAGGTCTACAGGATGACGAGGCATCTCCTACGGCTACTGATCATGCCGCTGATGATGCTGATCATGCCGCTGATGACGCTGATCATGCTGatcatgctgctgctgatgatgagggTGATGTTCAGCTGAAggggaagattgtgcacatcccaggaaaaggtgcaggaccaaGGCTGACAGCAGtttctaagtgtgcggacctctcacccCGAAActacgatgatgatggtgatgccaAATCCGCTGAGGAGGCCAGGAGATGCTGTGAGGATGTTGTCCAGGCTACCCTTCTGg ACCAAAGAGCCGACTGTTGTAACACCATGCCACCATCCTGCTACGACTACCTCATGG GTTATGACACACCAGAGGGACTGACAACACTGAGACACATCATGGAGACGGACGAGTCAGAGGCGTGGGATCTATTTGTGCTGCTCAGCCTCACAGTCACTTTAGGAATAATAACCTTTTACTTTTTTGTTTCCCTTTTTAAAATCATAACCGAAGATGTGTAA